The genomic stretch tttgattaaataaaattattcagagAAGACCGGGTCAGTCTTATTTCACACGTGTAGTATCTTTCTGAGTGAGGTCGGGCTGGCTGAGGGCTTTATTCAGCTCGTCTTATCCGCAGGAATCTCTCAGGGAACCAGCCCGCGGGATTGTCACCCTGGCTGCATCCACCGAGCGGCCTTTTGGGAATCACCCCGGGAGCCGACGCGGCGAGAAACCCTCGGGTCACATCAAACCCTCCGTGCACCGGCGGTTTCTGCTTCCCGGGGGAATGGGCTGGCGGCAGCACTGGGACTCGGGGAGGGCGGAACGGGCCTCGGGGAGCAGCGCCGGGACGGCGCAGCCGGGGCTGCCGCGGCGGGCAGGGGAcgcgggccgggcccgccgctccccgctgcTCACACGGTGTCCCCGCCCCGCGGCCCTCCCGCCCTGCATCATCTCCGCGCGCCGGGCCGGCCATGGCGGCGGCGCCTGAGGGGGCCGTGGCGGCGGCGCTGAGCGCGGCGGGCGCGCTGCGCTTCGGGCGCTTCGTGCTGAAGAGCGGCCGCGCCTCCCCCGTGTACATCGACCTGCGCGGCCTCGTGTCCCACCCGCGCCTCCTCCGACAGGTGCGGGCCGGGgagccccggcaccgcccgggccgggccccaCGTGTGTCCGTGCCCTTTGCGGGGTGGCGGGTTCCTCACGGCTCAGGGGAGCGGGGCACGGCAGCGCCGCCGGGGCTCTCCAGGGCCGGGAGCCCGCAGGGTCGGCTCTTGGGTCGTGTCGGGAAGAGGGGGTTTCATTGATTTCGTCACGTTCGCGCCAGCGTGGCGCTTACAAAGCGTTTGGGTTTCCGTTTCAGGTTGCAGGACTTCTTTTCCAAGCAGCCCAAGATGCCGGTTTGGAGTACGACTGTGTGTGCGGCGTTCCCTACACGGCGCTGCCGCTGGCCACGATCATCTGCGCAGAAAATCAGGTTCCAATGCTTATacggaggaaggaaggaaaagactACGGTAAAGCCTTCAAATCAAGAGTTGGCAACTTACCTTGTTTGGGAAATGACTTTATATATTTGTGGTTCTTTTGTAATGCACAGCACCTCCGCTCCAATTTAAGGTTACCATTGCAATTGAAGAAGCAGGCCCTTTCCCCCACTAAAGCAAACCTCCCATAGCATCCCAGCCTGAtcagcctctcccagctgtTAAGCTGCAGCTTTAGTCCTGCTGTAGGAGATTTGGAGACTCTTGAAGggtgttttgtgtttctttggttttgtttgtgagagtttgtttctttcctttagcagcgtcttttttttttttttttctttgacttgTTACCATTGCTAAGGTTCTAGGTTAGTGGCCTCGTCCAGAAACAAGGATTTATAACTCAGATTCTCCAGCATGCTGACACCAGAACCACGTTTTGCTCTTAAACAGAACTTCTTGCATACTGGCTCCAAAAGGAACCTTTCTAGTCTCTTCATTTATCTCTCAAacccctttttctttcattatccTGTAATCAGTGAGCCAGGTAAGCAGCAGTCCCTTCTCTGCTCAATGTACCATTTATTTGTGATAAAGGAAGGGGGACAGCAGACTGAAGCATTAAGCTGCCATATAACTGGATTTCTACACATCCTCTTCCAACAGTGTGTAATTAGAAAGTACCCATGTCAAAACTGAATGCTACTCCTGTGTCAGGCAGTGGGCCAGGCATGGAAACATTTGCTGTTCCTTCTTGTGAGGCACAAGCCAGTTGTGACAGCGATtagctgctcctgggaaagCCAGGCATCCTTTGTCATTGTCCCCCCAGGAGGCCTTTCATGGATGTGTGCCTGTTGTTAGTTAGGACAAAGGCACTTGAGGCTTTCCTCCTTCTAGTTGTTCTAACAGGCATATTAAGCACAGAGTGCTGCCTGTGGAAAACAGGGGACATGCTGAAGAGTGCCAATAACTTGGCTGCCTTTAAGATGTTTTAAATAGCGTGAGAATAATTTTGTAAGTCTGATCTTTCAAGTCATGACAGTAATAAACTTCTGAAGTCATCTTATTCGAACATTTGAATTAGTGCTTTTAACTGTGTGTCAGTTTTGTTAATGGAATGTAACTTCTGGAAACATAAAGTAGTATTTTATTAGCTTGGAGAAGTAACAGTTTACAAATTGAAGTACAGGTCAGCGAGTGAGCTGTGGTAAGAATTGTGATAAGTGGTATCATGTATTAAAGTTTTGATAGTCTTAAGGTTTTTCTGGGTTGTCCAACCTTTCTTAATTTGGTGgagtgtttgctttttatttttcaggtacTAAGCGGATGGTAGAAGGCACCATTAATCCAGGAGAGACATGCCTGATCATTGAAGATGTGGTAACAAGTGGATCCAGTGTACTGGAAACTGCAGAAGTTCTTCAGAAAGAAGGATTAAAAGTCACAGATGCCATAGTGCTGTTGGacagggagcagggtgggaaggCCAGGCTAGAGGAACATGGAATTCGCCTGCACTCTGTGTGCACCTTGTCTGGGGTGCTGGAGATTCTCCAGCAGCGAGGAGAAGTGGCTGCTGAGATGGTTGAAAAGGTGAAGAAATTCATTCAGGGAAGTGTGTTTGAGACAGTGGCTCAGAATGGTGTTGCTCCTGTGAAGAGAGTCTGCAAGGAGCTGAGCTTCAGCGCCCGTGCCCAGCTGCCAGGGGTGCATCCCATTGCAGCCAGGCTTCTCATGCTCATGGAAAAGAAGCAGACAAACTTGTGCCTTTCTGCTGATGTCACCAgccccaaggagctgctgcagctagcTGCCACCCTGGGCCCCAGCATCTGTATCCTGAAGACTCACATAGACATCTTGAATGATTTCACCCAGGAGGTAGTAAAGGAGTTGAGAATGCTCGCAGATCAACATGAATTCTTGATTTTTGAAGACAGGAAATTTGCAGATATTGGAAACACAGTGAAACATCAGTATGAAGGTGATTATCATCAACCTGGATTTACTATAACTTTGCTGCTGGTTTGTGTGTAactgcagtgctggcacaggttgccaggAGAGAGTGTGGAATCTGCAGCCTTGGGAAATACTCAGGGGGATAagaccctgagcaacctgacctaGTGTTGAAGTTAACCCTGCTGAGAGGGCATgacctcctgaggtcccttccaacctaagcCTTTTTATGAATCTGTGGTTGTGCTCAGTAAGTACTTCTGAGTAGTTGTGTGCTGTGAGAAACTG from Corvus hawaiiensis isolate bCorHaw1 chromosome 7, bCorHaw1.pri.cur, whole genome shotgun sequence encodes the following:
- the UMPS gene encoding uridine 5'-monophosphate synthase, producing MAAAPEGAVAAALSAAGALRFGRFVLKSGRASPVYIDLRGLVSHPRLLRQVAGLLFQAAQDAGLEYDCVCGVPYTALPLATIICAENQVPMLIRRKEGKDYGTKRMVEGTINPGETCLIIEDVVTSGSSVLETAEVLQKEGLKVTDAIVLLDREQGGKARLEEHGIRLHSVCTLSGVLEILQQRGEVAAEMVEKVKKFIQGSVFETVAQNGVAPVKRVCKELSFSARAQLPGVHPIAARLLMLMEKKQTNLCLSADVTSPKELLQLAATLGPSICILKTHIDILNDFTQEVVKELRMLADQHEFLIFEDRKFADIGNTVKHQYEGGVFRIASWADIVNAHVVPGSGVVKGLKEVGLPLQRGCLLVAEMSSQGSLATGEYTKAAVQMAEDNPDFVFGFICGSRVSNKPEFLHLTPGVQLQTGGDNLGQKYLSPKEVIGEKGSDIIIVGRGILAVSDRLQEAEKYRKAAWESYMSRLGIPAED